The window ATAGGCAGGGTGAACAAGGCTGTCTGCAATGTGGAGCCCAGCACATAGGACAGAATAATTGCTTTTTTATCTTTGTACTTCATCGTTGACGCAAGAGTCTCCGCAATGAACCAGCCGATAATTGAAAGGCCGACGCCTATTCCGTTTGCTGCCATAAATCCCGGTAAAACGATAATTATCCCCATAATAAAAAAGACGCCCGTTTTTCTTACCTTTGATACCGCCAGCATAAATGCTATCGATACAAAAAACAGCGTAATCGGGATATTGGCTATCGTGCCGAAAAGCGTTAATGCAGCGAGTGCTCCCGTAATAAAGAAAATTAATAGTGCAACCGCAGCGAAGATTCCGATAAAAATAAAATCCCGCGCATTCAATTTGTTTGTCTTTGTTTCCATGACATTCTCCTTAAAAAATATTACTAAACTGTAAGTACGATACCGCACCCACAGCAATAGCCGTACATAATCCGTATACAAAATCCGTTTTCGTAAATTTGAGCGGATAGATATTTGTTCTGTTTTTATAATTTTCAATTCCTCTCAGCAAAACCGATGTGGAAAGTTCCTCAGCTATGCGAAGACTTCTAAATAAAATCGGAACAATTATAAGTTCCAAAGAACGAATGGGATGCATTAAAAACCTTAAGCCCGAAATAGAAATTCCTCTTATTTTTAAACTGTCTTTTAAACAGCCGTAATCTTCTTTTAAGGACGGGAGATACCTAAATACAACGATTAAGGGAATTGCTATTATGTTTGGAAATTTCATCGTCTGCATAGCCGATATAATAGAGGGCATGGAAGTTTTCTTTTTCAAGAATATAATCATCATAACCGCAATAACGAATTTTTGAATAAAATAACTTAAGGATACAATCATGAGAGCAATTGTCGAATTCGGAATATAATGAATATAAAACATCGACACAGCAATGATACTATACATTCCGCTGTATAAAACGGATTCACGATAAGCGCGTACATCCCATAAATAGAAATTACAAATAATAAGTAAAACATGTGAGGGGAGAGGCTTATTGACGGCAAGACCGAACGAGATAAAAATAAATACAATGCCGAGTACCGTTCTCGGATCCGCTTTTCTTTTTGTATTCACTTCACATTTCCTCTTTTTTACTTAAAAGCTCCCAGAGCATTTTCTTGGTATCATTATTTAAATTGAAATCAGCGTGAACCATTCCACTTTTTAAATAAATAATTCTATTACAGACAGACAGTAAAAATTCATAATCGTGCGATATTACAAATATAAGCCTACCTGCATTTGCCTCAGTGAGAACACTTTTAGAAACCAAATCCATAGAATGTTTATCCAAACCGCTTGTCGGTTCATCCAAAAAAAGTATCTTACAGTTATTGCAAAAAGCCGCTGCAATGGTAAGCCGTTGCTTTTGACCTCTTGAGAGGGCAAGCGGATGCCATTCTTTTAAATCAAGAATTTCAAAATCCGATAAAACGGTTTCTTTTTCCGTACCGCTCAAACCGCCGCCTTTTTTTCCTATATCCAATTCATCCGCTACGGTATTACCGAAAAGTTGATAGTCGGAATCCTGCATGACAAAATACATACTTCCCGCCCTTTTCTTATAGCTCCGCTTTTCTCCTTTAATTAAAACGCTTCCGCTTTTTTCTTTTAATAAACCTGTACACAATTTAGCGAGAGTTGTTTTACCCGCTCCGTTTTCACCGATAATGCCGATAACTTCTTTTTCATAAGCTCTTATCGATATGTCTTTAAGCACATCCGTTTTTTCCTGTTTTGAATGTGAATATGAAATGTTTTTTATTTCAAACAATGGGGTGGTTTTATCGATAATACTTTTAGAATGAACCGTATCGAGATTTTCC of the Treponema denticola ATCC 35405 genome contains:
- a CDS encoding energy-coupling factor transporter transmembrane component T family protein, which encodes MNTKRKADPRTVLGIVFIFISFGLAVNKPLPSHVLLIICNFYLWDVRAYRESVLYSGMYSIIAVSMFYIHYIPNSTIALMIVSLSYFIQKFVIAVMMIIFLKKKTSMPSIISAMQTMKFPNIIAIPLIVVFRYLPSLKEDYGCLKDSLKIRGISISGLRFLMHPIRSLELIIVPILFRSLRIAEELSTSVLLRGIENYKNRTNIYPLKFTKTDFVYGLCTAIAVGAVSYLQFSNIF
- a CDS encoding ABC transporter ATP-binding protein, which produces MLSLKDISYKTRTGLLILDNINLEIKKGEFVVITGKSGSGKSTLGSVINGLISHYYDGVLTGEAYLNGKDIRTMELSQIGCMVGCVFQDPRSQFFMTDPFSETAFGCSNMLLNREEILKRVDNSLKLLGINHLKEKSIFKLSSGEKQKLAIASCYAMSPDIFLFDEPTANLDIHSIFDLENILRSLKEEGKTIIVLEHRLFYLSALCSRMLVMDKGRITGEYSKDEFLELQKNNKNIRPIYLENLDTVHSKSIIDKTTPLFEIKNISYSHSKQEKTDVLKDISIRAYEKEVIGIIGENGAGKTTLAKLCTGLLKEKSGSVLIKGEKRSYKKRAGSMYFVMQDSDYQLFGNTVADELDIGKKGGGLSGTEKETVLSDFEILDLKEWHPLALSRGQKQRLTIAAAFCNNCKILFLDEPTSGLDKHSMDLVSKSVLTEANAGRLIFVISHDYEFLLSVCNRIIYLKSGMVHADFNLNNDTKKMLWELLSKKEEM
- a CDS encoding MptD family putative ECF transporter S component, which translates into the protein METKTNKLNARDFIFIGIFAAVALLIFFITGALAALTLFGTIANIPITLFFVSIAFMLAVSKVRKTGVFFIMGIIIVLPGFMAANGIGVGLSIIGWFIAETLASTMKYKDKKAIILSYVLGSTLQTALFTLPMYLSHGEYFVQRKEILHLTDEALQQYLQVVGSWQMYGSMIALTVITSFAGAWISMRILKKHFEKAGMV